The window CCGAACCGGTAAACCGTCCGGTATTGGGCATTAATGTCACCGTATTGGATTGGGGCTGGTATCCGGTAAGATACGTTCCATAAAGGTTGATCTGATCCGTCAGGCTATAGGTGATTCCCAGTCTGTATAAAAACTTATTGTTGCTGAATGAAGATTCGTCAGCTTCTTTAAAGTGGGTTGTATCTTTAAACCATTCATGACGGATCCCGGAAAGTACTTTGAATTTTTTCCATGTAAAAAGATGCTGAATATAGGCTGCATGAGTGGTGGTAAGCGCAGCAGGCAGCTGGGTTGTCACATTGGTCTTATACAAATCTGCTCCCTGATAATTTTGCGCTCCGGGGCTTAAATCAAAAGGAGTGACGTTCGGTTTGGGTACTGTTATTCCATTGTAGAGGATCGTTTCATAACGGTCTGCATTGGCAGGATTATAAGAGGATGCCACAGAACCGTCTTTCATCAGAAATCCTCTTGCAGCATTCTGCAGGCCTCCTTTTCGCTTTTCCCAGATCTGGTTATCGTACCCGATAAGAGTTTGATGTTCCACCTGCCCGGTTTTAAAGTTGAAATTAAAATAGGCATTCAGGTTGTCTGTAGCCCAGTTTTGCTTTCTCTGGACAAACTGCATCATAGCCAGGCTGGATATGGGTTTGTTTTCAATATCAGGGACAAAAGCTCCTGTAGTACGATGCTCCTGAAGGTCTTCTTTCCACAGCTGTTTCATGTAAGAGGCATTAAAGCTGATGTGTTTATTAATATGCCTTGAAAAGTTTCCCATAATGATCAGCTCCCTGGTTTTAAAAAAGTCGTCGGGAGCCCCAAGATTTAAACTTTTCGGAGTGCTGTTGAGGTCGGTTTTCCCTGCTACGGCTCCAAAAATAGGCTGGCCGCGGTCCAGGTTTCCATTGAGATGATTAATGATCATCTCCACATTCAAAGAAGTTTTTTCATCCGGGATATAGGTAATGGAAGGCGAGATCAGAAAACCACTGTTGTTAATATGATCCCTGAAAGATTTTGCATTCTGGTAAGCCCCATTAAAACGGTATAGTAAAGTTTTGCTCTTATTCAGAGGTCCTGTAAGATCTGTTGTAATCCGGTAGGTATCAAAACTTCCGCCTGAAAGACTGATTTCGTGCCGTGGATCCGGTAAGGGCTTTTTAGTCACCATATTGATGGTTCCACCGGGATCTACGCTGGACATGGTGATGCTGGCAGGGCCTTTAAATACCTCTACACGTTCTATATTGGAGGTCATAGGCTGCAGAAAATAATACTGCCTGGTTCTCATTCCGTTGATGATCTGACCTTCTTCATTCTGGCTGATTCCCCGGATGTTGTACTGATTGTAATAACTTGAAGGAGAAACGCCGCTTACATTTTTCAATACTTCTCCCAGCTGAAAGGCCTGGCGTTCGCGGATGAACTCTTTGGTAATGGTATTAAGCGTTAAAGGAAGATCCTTATTCTTCATGGCTGTTTTAGTGGCTGCAAAAGAATATTCTGAGATATAATCTTTTGATTTTCTGCCGATGATTTCTACCGTTTGGATTGATCCTGATGCGGAGTCTTTGCTCACCGACTGAGCATTCAGTAAAGAAGATGAAATAATAGCTCCCAAAGCAGAAAGCTGTATGGTTTTGCCGGAAATGAGGTTCATTACTTCCGGACCGTTAAAGTGGTTGATGCGCATTACAAATTGAATAATACAGACATCTATGATGCCGTATATTAATAAAAAGGATTTTGTATACAGAGAGGTATACAAATACCCACAGAAATAGACTTACAGATCATAAGACCTGCAATAGGTAACGGGCTGCAGCTAAAAAATAATCAGGCTGCAGTATAGAAATCTGATGGGGGTGCGCGGGAGCTGAAAAAATCGAGTAAACACCGGTAGCTAATGGCCTTCGGTTGAGGCATTTCACTGTCGTTGGCCGTGTTTACAGCAAAATCTACCGTTAAAGATTCCGGCAGAACCACATGATTCATATGCATATGGAGGGCACACTGGCAATGGTCATCCTTGGAGAAGGTAGGTCCTTTTTCTTCTTTAGAATCTTTTTAGGGAAGGTTTTGGTGGTTGCGTGCTTCGCATGTTCAAGACATATACTTATTCCACTGACGTTCGATAGGAAGAT of the Chryseobacterium capnotolerans genome contains:
- a CDS encoding TonB-dependent siderophore receptor, whose product is MRINHFNGPEVMNLISGKTIQLSALGAIISSSLLNAQSVSKDSASGSIQTVEIIGRKSKDYISEYSFAATKTAMKNKDLPLTLNTITKEFIRERQAFQLGEVLKNVSGVSPSSYYNQYNIRGISQNEEGQIINGMRTRQYYFLQPMTSNIERVEVFKGPASITMSSVDPGGTINMVTKKPLPDPRHEISLSGGSFDTYRITTDLTGPLNKSKTLLYRFNGAYQNAKSFRDHINNSGFLISPSITYIPDEKTSLNVEMIINHLNGNLDRGQPIFGAVAGKTDLNSTPKSLNLGAPDDFFKTRELIIMGNFSRHINKHISFNASYMKQLWKEDLQEHRTTGAFVPDIENKPISSLAMMQFVQRKQNWATDNLNAYFNFNFKTGQVEHQTLIGYDNQIWEKRKGGLQNAARGFLMKDGSVASSYNPANADRYETILYNGITVPKPNVTPFDLSPGAQNYQGADLYKTNVTTQLPAALTTTHAAYIQHLFTWKKFKVLSGIRHEWFKDTTHFKEADESSFSNNKFLYRLGITYSLTDQINLYGTYLTGYQPQSNTVTLMPNTGRFTGSESAAQFKPLTSDLKEIGVKGRLFGMLSASLAVYEINQKNILINANNPAEPDQLIQRGADRSRGFEAEVTGYILPQWHIYAGYSYIDARIVDDADAALIGQRKENTSKNSVNIWTRYNFSKTSFLSDFGVGLGMLYQSSKVPWFTRGFELPAYTTLDAAVYYTLLQSKVQLALTVNNITNTSYWVGAQNYLRLFPGAPTNYLLTATYNF